Genomic segment of Malania oleifera isolate guangnan ecotype guangnan chromosome 7, ASM2987363v1, whole genome shotgun sequence:
AATTGACTTCACGTGTAGAGGAACATCCTTGTTTCAAGCACTTAGGAAAATGAGTCTTCAAAAGGATGTCTCCACACCAAAGATCATGCCAAAAATATATTGCctccatcccccccccccccggccaaTCAAAATGACGCAAAGCAAATATGCTATCATACTTTCTTATCCACCTCAAACCCCCACTCCATATGGTTCCCTTCTAGCCATAGTGATCCACCCATCATTATTAGTCATATTTGGCACAGTAGTGCTATGGGGTAACAAGCCCGTGACCATCAAGGGCCCACATAGCGACATCAGGGAAGGAGAAAAGAGTTGTGGTCCCCATGCACTTCCTTCTCTAATGCTGGTACATGGGCCCATGATGCCATGAGCCTACGATCCCAAGTGTTCTAGTATATGGAAAAACAAATTATCAAAAGAAAAAACTTATCTCTAGGCCAACAACCATTAAGCAACTTCTCTGATTTTGCCCCTATGGGTAGGGGTTTACTCAATTCTTATTGGTTCGATTTTGACGCAAACCGATAACCAAACTGAAAAAatcgattttcaaaatataaatcaaaattgaaccatACACCAACGGTTTAGTGTAACCGTAAACCGAATTTTTACAATTCGGTTCAAATTCAActaaatttttaatataaaaatttatattaaaaaaaaataaaaaagatttgcAAGCCCAAAAAAGTTCGAACCTAAATCAAGCCCATCTAAATGTAGACAAGGCCCAAGGGTGGCCAGCCAACTATAATGGAGGGCCTAACTCGGTGCAATGATAGAAATGCTAGATGGACTTTTATGTAGGAAGGGAGGGAGATTCTATTCTTCCTccaaccaatgtgggacaaaggTTCCCCTAGGCCAAGTCCCCAACCTAATTGCCAGATCTTCCACTCCACTACACTCGTCCCACATCGCCATAATGAGGATTTTGAGAGTCAAGCATCTTATATAAAATCCTTTCCCACTCCCTTGAGCAAGTTCAACAACAATCTAGATTTAATTAgtcaaaaatattaattaataaaataaagtattaaatggtttcaattatataattaaagaaataacatatttcgtagtacacacatacatatggtattaaaaataatcattttaaaattataatcggtTTTCGGTTTTTGGGTTCAGTTTTTAAGTGAAACCGAAGACCGAAATACCCAACTGAAGTTTCAAacggttcggtttcggtccgATTCTCgattttttggtaaattttgtacacccctacctaTGGGTCACACCAAAGGAGGAGCATCAAGACTGTTAACCTCTCTCAAAAGAGATTCTTAGTTTGAACATCTCCAAAAAGACGAGACAACCCAAACACCAAAAATTTTTAGTCCAAAGCATTTTAATAAAATGTAATTCACTAAATTTGCTGCAGTTTAAATATATTGAGTCTTCAAAGGGATGTCTCCACACCAAAAGATCATGCCAAAAATATATTGCCTCCATTGAACCATCAAAATGACGAAAAGCAAATGTCCACCTCAAAACCCCCCACTCCATATGGCGCCCTTCCATCCATAGTGATCCACTCGTTCTTATTAGTCAATATTTGGCACCGTAGTGTTGTAGGGTCATGGGCCCATGACCATCAAGGGCCCACATGGCAACATCAGAGAAGGAGAAAAGGGGTTGTGCCCCCCATGCACTTCCCTCTCAATGTTGGCACATGGGACCATGATGCCACGGGCCCATgaccctaagtattttcctattTGGCAACAAAGAAAGTTATCAAAAGAAGAAACTTATCTCTTGGCCACCAACCATTAAGCAACTTCTCTGATTTTGCCCTTATGGATGACAAAGAGAGAGATAGAAGGGGAGGAACTTCTTAGTTTGTTCAACAAGGAGGAGCATCAAGACTGTTAACCTCTCTCAAAAGAGATACCTAGTATGGACATTTGCAAAAACATCTCTATTCCAAGCCTTCAATTATTTCCTTAAGGCTTTCAATTTCATTGCCCACAATGAAGCTAAGAAAATTCTAACTTGAAAAATTTCCCaccaattaaaataaaatatttaaatcttTCATTTTGAGCCACATGTTTCCAAAGCAAAGAAAAGGTGTGGAGCCTACCTAACTATACAAGTCTCAAGAAGATTCGGACGGTGCTCAGGGATTGTCCTAGGAAAGTTTcaatagaaattttgaaaaaaacaaCCAAGCCTAAAAATTCCACTAGTTGAGGTTAGCAATATGAATCCTGTTTTGCTGTTCTACACAATCTAGAGCAATATCCTTAAATATATGGAGAATCCTCCAAGACTTGATCAAGCAAAAGATCAACCTACAAGTGGGAGATCAAAGAGCGCATCTacattcaaaaagatcaagagtTCCCTCAAACAAGTTTTCTATAGGAGAACCCCACTTCTTTCAAGGGAGTAAATAAGTAAACTAAAATCACCTCCCAAGACCCAAGGGCAATCCTCAATAGCCTTTATGCCTAAAAACACTCATTCCGTAGAAGTTCCACTGTTTCTTCGTAGCCTATAAATCTCATAAAACTAAGTAAAATTATCCTCCAAAGTTCTAAACAAGAAAGTAACATAGAAGCTCCTTGCCTAGCCATCCATTAATACCACCCCATCATCTATAAAAGAATGACAATGCAACCAGCAGCTCCTGCAACCCCATCCATATAGCTAATAATATGCATGTCTATTGACTTTCATTTTGGTCTCTTGCAGACAAACAATGATAGTCTTCCACTCCTAAAGGAAAATTTTCAGCACAGCCTTTTTGCTCTGATAATTTCTACCCATAGCTTCCCAAGTGATAAGCCAAAAAATTCTAAGCACCGTAGAGGACTCATATCCAAATTCTACAACCCAGCTAACCAATCAAATTTAACTGCTCTCTCTTCTCCTGTTCCTTCTACCTCTTCATTcccctttatttttttatttaactttttTTAGTACTAGTTCTACAATAATAGAACCAAAGCCAATGCCACAATTTCTCAAATGGTATCAAACAGTCTTGTTCGTACATACTAATAATTGCTCATCATGTAGGAGAAATTAGTATTTGTTCATCACAAGGGAGAAAATGAATTATGTAAAGATATCAATTTGACTGATAAGAGGATTAAGGATAAGTTCTCTTATCATCTAGGTTCTTATTATTATATGGTGTTTAGTAAATTCTACATTTTTTCATAATTATGTTGTTAGATTAAATATATagagttaattaaatataatGTAAGGGAACTGATATCCCTGTGTATAGGGTGTAGAAAAATTGCCGAAAATCAAACCAAAATCAAATGCAGTTCGGTTTTTTGGTTCCCCAGTTTCTATTTCGGttctcaaaaaaataaatttttagtttCGGTTTCAAAACATAACTGAACCGAAAAAATCGAAAAAaggatttaaataaaaaactaatatataaattaatataattaattaatatatatatcatatatccGCCTTGGGAGTGGGGGACTAGGTATGGGCgtacaaaatttttaaatgattatttttaatattgtatatatgtgaactataaaatatattatttcttcatttataaaattaaaaccaTTTAAtactttatttaattaattaatttttttaactaaTTAAATATGGGTTGTTGACCTTGCTCAAGGATAAGGAAGGAGTGGGAATGGGATTTATACAAGATGCATGACTCTCAAAATTCTCATTTTGGTGATGTAGGACAAGTGTTGTGGAGGGGAAGTTGGGGTGGGGACTTGGCCTGGGGGAAcctttgtcccacattggttggAGGAAGAATAGAAGCTCCCTCCCTTCCCATATAAAAGCCCATCTAGCCTTCCTATCATTGGCATTGAGTAAGGCCCTTCATTCTAGTTGTCTGGATGGGCAACCCATAGGCCTTGTCTACATTCAGAAGGGCTTGATTTAGGTTTGGGCTCTTTTGGGCTTGCAaatctattttatatttttttaaatataagttttatattaaaaatcgagtaaaaccaaaccaaaccataAAAATTCAGTTTATGGTTACACTAAACCGTCGGTGTATGGTTTGATTTCGGTTTTAGATTTTGAAAACCGATTTTTTCAGTTCGGTTATCAGTTTTGACCAAAACCAATAAGAACAGAGTACACCCCTACCTGTGTATGTGCACTCTACATATATTTTGGATTGTACATCAAACTTCCATAATAACTGTCATCATTGTAATTTGCCTTCAATTAAATAAGTTAAGAGTTGCACACATGGTAACTGGCAACTGCACCTTATAATATGGCACCATCCCCTATGGGGCATGATTTTCAactataaaattttaattgattagtaaaaaaaattctttcatgCTTATTAAAGATTGAAATACAAATATATACTATTTTAATGTTATTTTGTGTATGCATTGAATCAACATGCCAATATCTAGACACAGTTGGACTCCTGACCCACAGGCCGCAACAAAAGCATGTCCACAACTTTCAAACTTATTATGCAACACCCAAATAGATGGTTCATTGTTCATAATCAAGACCAACCATGAATATAAGATTAGAATAGCTCGGCATATGCATCAAACAAATAGTGGACTTCTCAGCAGGTAGAGTTCACAGCCTAAAAAATGTTCACATCTAATACAAGACTCCACTCCACATTAGAAAAGGTTATTTCTATAGCTTGAACTTTCACTCTTCTCACTGAGGCATTGAGTAGAGTCCACAGCCACACCCAAGAAAAATACTTTCCGTCAAAGGTCCCAATACCACAGGCTCTTGTTTGAACTAGATTTGCCAAGAATGGTTCAAAACGCTGTAGGTAAAAAAAGAAACACTTTGGTATTTCACCCATCTTGACCTTCAATTTTTATGTCTTATATCCAAACTTTGATGTTATATCCAAACTTCGATGTGAAAGAAACCAATAAGCTTCCGCCAAAAGGACAAGCGTAACCCCATCTATACGGGATGAGACACTAAAGAATTCCTCAGTTCAACAATTAATTGACTACTAATGCCAAATTAGTATTCAGTCAACATTCAAAACAGAGGAAAGACATTCAAAAGTAGATCATATTTAATGAAAGGGGGTATTATGATGCCACAGAAAGAAAAAAATGACTAGCGTGTGACAATCTTCGACTGTACAGCATAAAAATATCCTGCATGTTAACTTTATGGGGAGTTCCTATTATGACTAATCTGCAACAATCTTTGGATAAAAAGAATTATTAAAACATCCTGCAGTTTGTCTTCAAGTGATGTTCCTGTCATATAggataaaaatttttaaaagaaaaaagcaTGATTCCAAAATTGTGTTGGCAGGGAAAGAATAGCATTGCCGAATCATGTTCTCTTTCTTGTGGGAGTGATTCATGATATTTTTAGGGTAAAAGACACATTACTCCCTTGAGGTGAAAAGGCATGAAACGGCcccaatatttaaaaaaaaaattctagggaacccccccccaccccccaaaaggTGTCAAATTTTCCAACCTCCAGTTTACCAAAAAGACAGAGATCTCCCCTTCTATTTGGCCAAAAAAGGTATAAGTATCCCAAAAGTCAATTATCAAGGGAGGTTTTTGTAGGATTTCtaaaaccttaggggaggtctaGAATTTCTGAAACATCAAGGGAGGTCCACATCTTTCTGCTAAACCTAAAGGGAGGTCAGTGTCCTTTGCACTATTTCTTAACTAATTCCTAACAGAGTTCTGCTTTTAAATCTATTAACATAAccaaagaattttcaaaaattaaagctCTACATCttgaagtttaaaaaataaaattaaggggAAAACTTGTGAAAGGATTACAGAAACACAAACCACTAGATGAAGAACCTGATTCGCTGCTGGAGCTACTTGAACTACTATATTTACTGTTCCTAAGAGCTGTGTCTTTTTCTATCTCCACTGGAGGGTAGCCCGAAACAGGAGGATCATTGCCACCAATATCTACATCCTCGTCAACAGGGTCATTGCCTGAAAATATACTTGGGATGAAAATCAACAAGCTAAACAAAGTAtcctacaaaaatatttttaaaaaataaaataaataaagagcaAAGTCCCTCCACATTTCAAATACTATCAACATTGTAAATAATGCATTCAAATGAAAGCAAAAATAACCTTTGCATGGTTGCATTGAAGAGTTGCTAAATCCAGACTCGTTAAGAACCTGCAGCCAGAAAAAATATATACACAAGTCAACAGTTAGATATGCATGGCAGATATCTAAGTCGCATGCTGCGCACACacattaacacacacacacacacacacacacggacaGACCTCCATTTCACAAGGTTCAACTTTCTCCTGCTTCTTCTGTTTCTCCAGCAAATAATCATCTAAAAGCTTCCGTAAAGCTAACAAGGTATCATCACTAAGAGCATCAATGTCAATCTCAATCTCATCTTCACCTGTTTGGCTTTCGCTGAAACTATGCTCCTTTAAGAAATCAACAATGCTATCCGGCAATTCTCCCAGCAAAGCTTCCAGCTCCGTGCTTAAAGCATGCTTCTCCTCATCAGTAATGACCCTTTTAAGAGGCTCGGGCTTGACTTTATGGTCTGATGGCgtggttttcttctttttcaggGGTGGTGCAGCAGATTCAGTTTCTAAGTCAACAACTGAAGTTGAAGGCACCAACTCTACACCACCAGTTACAGGAAGCTTTTTCTCTATGGGTTTCCACCTAACTTCAAAGAACTTACTAAGCGTCTCAGCCATTAAGTGGACGTCATTACCAGGTGGATTATAAGTCAATGCATTTGAAAAAGTAAGCCTCACATCTGCAGCGAACTCTGTTGGACTTGAATATCGACCTGAGGCAATCTTGCTTTTCACAGTGCCCAAATCCATAGGATGCTTAATGACAGTAAAGTAATCAGGAATGTTTAACTTCACTATATCAACAGGAGTGTTGAAAACCCAGCCATACTGATGTGACATCAGGCGATTTAGCAATGTCTCACATTGTTTCATCAACATAGGATTTGAAGATGTAACTGATGCAGCCTGCTTCACTGAATCAAGCCGCCCAGCTACACCGCGCTTTGTGCTGGGACCATTACGTGCCGGTGGACCACGTTTCTTCTCTTGTGTATTTGCTTCAGATGGCCTTTGGAAACTCTCTTGAGAAGGCCTCTTTTTTCCATTGCTGCAACTACGAATATCACCCGAGGGCGATAAAGCCACAGCATTTGAGCTCAACGAAGCAACTCTCTTCTGAAGGACCCGAACCTGTTCAAGCTCTGTTCTCAACCTCAAATCTAAATCCCTTCGTTCAGACCGTGACATCTTTGAGAATGACAGAACTTGTAAGGGGACACCAAAATTATCACATCCATCTGCATTCAAACTAATGCACTTCCTTTTAGGGGCACAGGAATCCTCAGACGCAGTCATCTCCGTTTCAACTCGTCCAGAACTCCCAAACCCTTCCGATTCCCCCATTGTCTCCACAGCATGACGGTAATCCGGAACAAATCCAGAGGACAAATGTCCCTTAGAGAATTTCCGTGTTTTCCCCATCATTTGTGATAGTGAACACTTTCTTGACTCCTTCTGCCCAGTGTACTCTATGGGAACAGTTGGTGCCATAAGATCAACCCCCAATATCTGCACATGTCAACTTCTGACAATTAGATTTATACCCTGACCTCAAACTTCAGACACCCAGATTGGAAAAAACATAAATTCATGCCAGTATATATCCTTCACGTTAGAGTATAGTTAATTTCAAATCTTTTATCACGcttaattctttatttttcttttttcattgcATCCCATCAGCATCGGCCGTTTCCTTCTTCCCCACAATATTGAGagtcaaatttaaaattttccctCACAATAAAGTCCAATTTGACATCCAGCAGCACGACTTCAAAATCTCCACAATCATTCAATAATTTCTCTCAATTTTGACAAACAAACAGAAGCATAATCAAAtatccaaaaaaatattaaaaacccTAGTTCCAACACATTCACTGATTCAGTTCAAACAATGCAAACCCCGCAAGTCCCAAAGACCGTAAAACGATCACGCCCCTAAAAAGTTCGTATTTTTGTGTCGCTCAAGAAACTCAAAAGAAAACTCCTTTGTTGCTACAGGTCGAAAACTCCTCACAACAAAGGCAATTATATATTCAACGACGCAAATAAGTGTTAGAAAGATATACACGAACGAATCCTAAGCCGAGTCGAGCATAAACCGCACAGAGAAAACCCTAGATCGACGGAGATACCCCGAGAAAGAAGCTAAACAAATCTGATCGCGACGATTAAAAGAATGCTTCaattgaaaaccctagaaatcctTCGCAAGAATCCAATTCAAAACCTGGATCTCGAGCAGAAGAGCCGTTGGGCGTGCCGTACGAAACCCTAGAAACCCCTTCGTAATTCTCTTCCAGAGTgagaaaaaaaatgagagagagggggagaaggctttttagagagagagacgaagccaaagcgagcgagagagagagagctaaaaTCTGAGATGGCTAGGTTAGTTTGCTCCTCTACTTAAAGGCCCAGTGCCTGACTCGCCCGCCGCGAGCCAATTAATCGCCACCGTTCAATTCCCGACTCTGCATAATCTAAGGGCTATCGCGCATTCCTATTTCGAACCGTCCGATCTAGATCCGACGGCGGAAATTATTCCCGACCACTGTGTTCAGACcgtatttattaattaaaattcaGGTTAGACCTATTATTAAATTCAATTATTGGAAAAAGAGTCGTCGTTTGTACACTCTCTCGCGGATGTAAACGTGCTTTACTCGCTTTCTGAAGGGAAGTTTGTTTAGAAGGACACGTTGCTGCTGCATAAGGCGAGTGTTCTACATATTGTACTCTCAAAAAACATAAAGATTTCACCTAGGCATCATCCACGTGTTTT
This window contains:
- the LOC131159344 gene encoding transcription factor GTE10-like isoform X2, which translates into the protein MAPTVPIEYTGQKESRKCSLSQMMGKTRKFSKGHLSSGFVPDYRHAVETMGESEGFGSSGRVETEMTASEDSCAPKRKCISLNADGCDNFGVPLQVLSFSKMSRSERRDLDLRLRTELEQVRVLQKRVASLSSNAVALSPSGDIRSCSNGKKRPSQESFQRPSEANTQEKKRGPPARNGPSTKRGVAGRLDSVKQAASVTSSNPMLMKQCETLLNRLMSHQYGWVFNTPVDIVKLNIPDYFTVIKHPMDLGTVKSKIASGRYSSPTEFAADVRLTFSNALTYNPPGNDVHLMAETLSKFFEVRWKPIEKKLPVTGGVELVPSTSVVDLETESAAPPLKKKKTTPSDHKVKPEPLKRVITDEEKHALSTELEALLGELPDSIVDFLKEHSFSESQTGEDEIEIDIDALSDDTLLALRKLLDDYLLEKQKKQEKVEPCEMEVLNESGFSNSSMQPCKGNDPVDEDVDIGGNDPPVSGYPPVEIEKDTALRNSKYSSSSSSSSESDSDSASSSGSESDDAEASAPAHTAKEILGSGANANEKRSGLADMDTENQSLNGLDEVEQNSQSKPVSTGTDDRQDGESAPSERQVSPEKLYRAALLRSRFADTILKAREKTLEKVEKLDPEKLRLEREELERQQKEEKARLQAEAKAAEEARRKAEAEAVAEAKRKRELEREAARQALLKMEKTVDINENSQFMEDLEMLRAAPDEQLSTFRDATSPDHSLNCLGSFKFEGNGNPLEQLGLYMKADDEEEEEGEPQNVPGPVNDVEEGEID
- the LOC131159344 gene encoding transcription factor GTE10-like isoform X1 gives rise to the protein MAPTVPIEYTGQKESRKCSLSQMMGKTRKFSKGHLSSGFVPDYRHAVETMGESEGFGSSGRVETEMTASEDSCAPKRKCISLNADGCDNFGVPLQVLSFSKMSRSERRDLDLRLRTELEQVRVLQKRVASLSSNAVALSPSGDIRSCSNGKKRPSQESFQRPSEANTQEKKRGPPARNGPSTKRGVAGRLDSVKQAASVTSSNPMLMKQCETLLNRLMSHQYGWVFNTPVDIVKLNIPDYFTVIKHPMDLGTVKSKIASGRYSSPTEFAADVRLTFSNALTYNPPGNDVHLMAETLSKFFEVRWKPIEKKLPVTGGVELVPSTSVVDLETESAAPPLKKKKTTPSDHKVKPEPLKRVITDEEKHALSTELEALLGELPDSIVDFLKEHSFSESQTGEDEIEIDIDALSDDTLLALRKLLDDYLLEKQKKQEKVEPCEMEVLNESGFSNSSMQPCKGNDPVDEDVDIGGNDPPVSGYPPVEIEKDTALRNSKYSSSSSSSSESGSSSSDSDSASSSGSESDDAEASAPAHTAKEILGSGANANEKRSGLADMDTENQSLNGLDEVEQNSQSKPVSTGTDDRQDGESAPSERQVSPEKLYRAALLRSRFADTILKAREKTLEKVEKLDPEKLRLEREELERQQKEEKARLQAEAKAAEEARRKAEAEAVAEAKRKRELEREAARQALLKMEKTVDINENSQFMEDLEMLRAAPDEQLSTFRDATSPDHSLNCLGSFKFEGNGNPLEQLGLYMKADDEEEEEGEPQNVPGPVNDVEEGEID